The sequence GATTTGCCTCGCCACCGGGGGATTCTCTTCCAGGTAACTCCCCATTTTCTCATAGACAATCCCCTCAACAAGCCCCTTGACCTCGCTGTTTCCCAGCTTGGTCTTCGTCTGTCCCTCAAACTGGGGTTCCTTCAGCTTGATGCTGATGACGCAGGAGAGTCCCTCCCGGACGTCTTCCCCCCGGATAACGTCTTTCCCGTTCTTTATGAGGTTGTTGTTCGTGGCGTAGTTGTTGATGACCCGCGTGAGTGCGGACTTAAAACCGCTCAGATGCGATCCGCCTTCCGTGGTGTTGATGCTGTTTGCATATGAGAAGATAATTTCCGTGTAGGTGTCATTGTACTGGAGGGCTACCTCCACCTGGCAATCGTCCTTGGCGCCGTCTAAATAGATCGGCTTCTTATGGAGGACCCCTTTGTTTCGGTTAATATATTCCACGAATGAGACGATCCCGCCTTTGTATAAGAATTCACTCTTCTTGCCGTCCCTCTCGTCCGTCAGGGTTATTTTAACGCCCTTATTCAGAAAGGCGAGTTCACGAAGGCGGTTGGAAAGAATATCGAAACTGAAATCAACTTCTTCGAATATTTCATGATCGGGCTTGAAGGTGATCTTCGTCCCCCTACCCTTCGTTTTCCCGACGACAATCAGCTCGTTTGTCGGCACTCCCCTGCTGTAAGACTGACGATAAACATTCCCTTCCCTTCTCACTTCAAGATCAAGGTCCAATGAAAGGGCATTGACGACGGAAACGCCGACGCCATGAAGCCCGCCGGATATTTTATAGCTTTCATTGGAGAACTTCGCGCCGGAGTGAAGCTTGGTGAGAACAACCTGGGCAGCCGAAATCCCCTCTTCCTTGTGCATGTCTACGGGAATTCCCCGGCCGTTGTCATCGACCATCACGCTGTTGTCCGCCCTGATCCTGACCTCGATGGTATCGCAATATCCCGCAGCCGCTTCGTCAATACTATTATCAACCACCTCATACACCAGGTGATGGAGTCCTTCCTTGCCGGTGCTGCCGATATACATGGCAGGTCTTTTCCGAACGGCTTCAAGGCCTTCCAGTACTTTTATACTATCTGCACCATACTGTTCCGTCATGTTTTATTATTCCTTTTACCTCTATTGAGCTTTTAGCGGCATGATAATGCACATATAATCATCATTCCCATCATTTTTTATAACGCCCGGTTTCATCCCCACACCTATTTCAAAGACCACTTTCTTTTCGTCAATTACCTCTATTGCATCAATCAAATATTTAACGTTATACCCTACAGAGATATCCTTGTCATGATAGGCTACTTCAATCTCATCTTTAGCTTCTCCAACATCCGGGTTTGTGGACTCCAACACCATTTTACCATCCGACAATGTAATGATTACTCCAGAGTATCTTTCACTTGATATAACACTCATCCTTTTTAAAGCATGCAGAATTACATCCTTATCAACGGTTACGACTACTCCTTTTTCTGCCGGTATGACCCGCTTATAGTCCGGATACTCAGCATCAACCAGGCTAACCCTTAACATGGTGCTGTTCGTCCTGATGACGCACATACCCTGACGTACCCCAACGAGAATGTCCTCCTCTACATCTTCAATGAGCCTTCTTATTTCATTCAATCCCTTTCTGGGAATAATAATTCCTTTTTCTAACTGGAGAAATTCCTTCTCTCCCATGTCCATATTTGCCATGGCCAATCGATGCCCGTCCGTCGCAATCATTATCAGTCTTTTTTTACCACTTTCATCCATCAACGTTTCAAAAAAGACGCCGTTTAAATTTTTTCTCATTTCATCTCCCGACATAGCAAAAGATGTTTTACGAATTAACCTCTCGATTAATTGTCCTGCAATGTTATAAAAACTCACTTCACTACGATCATCCATAACACTGGGAAAATCATCCGCCGGCAAACCGGGAATTTTATAAATGATCTTCTGAGAGGTTACCGTAACTCTGTGAGTTTCATTTGATTCAAACTGAACTACATCCCCTTCGATCTCTCTAATCATCTCATATAGTTTTCTTGCAGAAACAGTAACATCACCTTCAGTTAAGGTTTCAGCATCGTAATCAGCTACCAACCCGATTTCCCTGTCCGTTGCAACAATGGTAATTTTATTATTTGCCGTTCTAATGAGAATGTTATTAAGGATCGGCATGGTGGTTTTTTTCTCCACAATACTTAGTGTCTTTTGGATACCTTCCAGAAAAGAACTCCTTTGAATAGTAAATTTCATTACCATACCCTCCCTATGATATTTTATATTATATTATATTTAAAATTTGTAGTCGTAGTAATAGTACCTGTTACAATTGTTGATAAGTAAATTTTTTAAGGTAATCCCGTTTATATAGATAGAAAAACAACTGTTCATAACCTGTATGGGTCCGTT comes from Deltaproteobacteria bacterium and encodes:
- the dnaN gene encoding DNA polymerase III subunit beta is translated as MKFTIQRSSFLEGIQKTLSIVEKKTTMPILNNILIRTANNKITIVATDREIGLVADYDAETLTEGDVTVSARKLYEMIREIEGDVVQFESNETHRVTVTSQKIIYKIPGLPADDFPSVMDDRSEVSFYNIAGQLIERLIRKTSFAMSGDEMRKNLNGVFFETLMDESGKKRLIMIATDGHRLAMANMDMGEKEFLQLEKGIIIPRKGLNEIRRLIEDVEEDILVGVRQGMCVIRTNSTMLRVSLVDAEYPDYKRVIPAEKGVVVTVDKDVILHALKRMSVISSERYSGVIITLSDGKMVLESTNPDVGEAKDEIEVAYHDKDISVGYNVKYLIDAIEVIDEKKVVFEIGVGMKPGVIKNDGNDDYMCIIMPLKAQ